A portion of the Babylonia areolata isolate BAREFJ2019XMU chromosome 4, ASM4173473v1, whole genome shotgun sequence genome contains these proteins:
- the LOC143281203 gene encoding ankyrin repeat and EF-hand domain-containing protein 1-like isoform X1 — protein sequence MPKAVSRLEVLQVCKLLQCVRAKDKQQVEKLTTSGIPHLINYNDADEGNTALSVAAIANDDEMIEFLLELGAHPDVMDLKGRTAAMRAAEFGHVHCLEKLLAAGANMTLVDLEGKGIIFYCIANTERHAKCLELALQHGAMVNNTAKDGTPVFLLACETALENEEMCLTLLEKGADPNSKIEPPPPPPDGVKRARTIDRGGKSGRTALMAAANSGSAKVVKAILNKGGNVNMVDARKNHAAHFAAKGGHLECLMCMGGFSAQFDQNNMDGNNPVHLAAMGGHAMACKYLSQRGCNPKPKNNEGNTARTIAKDDGHKDAMKELRKAEKTFGKVGKNNEPWALALYDWVVQSQDRILKLLKEFDPDDMGTVSKDDFCDTISGIQAPVEEDELRKLAALHDKAREGKVDYNDFMAAKKWINKNYLMSAFEGKKKKKKKGKKGGKKKGKFKLVMPICTQDEGPRTFGGAPPQLYIPRHIHFTDTARFDRDSPPKHPLQDDSAWYLQHPERSYVNINEAAKLGDFDSLKMALQKNVPIDTRDRYYKTALMTAAGAGHFEMVKYLVEQGASINLRDNFKWTALHHACHSGQLDVVQLLVENGGEIDAATMNGGTPLTRAIESSREQVVQYLINHGAKMQTENKKGMSPMDIAQAWADPRVLEIVQRKWETLPSLDKKKGGKGGKGGKASGGGKGKRPASAPGDKEGEKQVGTTAKPSTLEEMPPLHRKGSILRAASALAGGAEEREDITYTPLRAWTKQPTTQELIQDKETKRERFGWEVDFADFQMPFQKNVANKLVGMDDDD from the exons ATGCCGAAGGCGGTGTCCAGACTAGAGGTTCTGCAGGTGTGCAAGCTGCTGCAATGTGTGCGGGCCAAGGACAAACAGCAGGTGGAGAAACTCACCACCAGTGGAATTCCTCACCTCATCAACTACAATGATGCTGATGAAG GAAACACGGCGCTCAGCGTGGCAGCCATCGCCAACGATGATGAAATGATAGAGTTTCTGCTGGAGCTGGGGGCACACCCTGATGTGATGGACCTGAAGGGCCGCACGGCCGCCATGAGGGCCGCAGAGTTCGGCCACGTCCACTGCTTGGAGAAACTGCTGGCTGCTGGGGCCAACATGACCCTCGTTGACCTGGAGGGCAAAG GCATCATCTTTTACTGCATCGCCAACACGGAACGCCACGCCAAGTGTCTGGAGCTGGCGTTGCAGCACGGGGCCATGGTCAACAACACAGCCAAGGATGGCACCCCAGTGTTCCTTCTGGCCTGCGAGACGGCCCTGGAGAATGAGGAGATGTGTCTGACTCTGCTGGAGAAGGGGGCTGACCCCAACAGCAAAATAGAG ccaccccctcctcccccagacgGTGTGAAACGAGCGAGGACGATTGATAGAGGAGGG AAGAGTGGCAGAACGGCTCTGATGGCTGCGGCCAACAGCGGTAGTGCCAAGGTCGTCAAGGCCATCCTGAACAAAGGGGGCAATGTCAACATGGTGGACGCTCGCAAGAACCACGCTGCACACTTTGCTGCCAAGGGAGGCCACCTGGAGTGCCTGATGTGCATGGGAGGGTTCAGCGCCCAGTTCGACCAGAACAACATGGACGGCAACAACCCAGTGCACCTGGCTGCCATGGGGGGCCACGCTATGGCCTGCAAGTACCTGTCACAGAGAG GATGCAACCCCAAGCCGAAGAACAATGAGGGCAACACAGCGCGCACCATCGCCAAGGACGACGGTCACAAGGATGCCATGAAGGAGCTGCGAAAAGCGGAGAAAACATTCGGCAAG GTGGGGAAGAACAACGAGCCGTGGGCCCTGGCGCTGTATGACTGGGTGGTGCAGAGCCAGGACAGGATCCTCAAGCTGCTCAAGGAGTTCGACCCCGACGACATGGGCACCGTCTCCAAGGACGACTTCTGCGACACCATCTCTGGCATTCAGGCACCCGTGGAGGAGGATGAGTTGAGAAAG CTGGCGGCGCTGCATGACAAGGCGCGGGAGGGCAAGGTGGACTACAACGACTTCATGGCGGCCAAGAAGTGGATCAACAAGAACTACCTGATGAGCGCTTTCGagggcaaaaagaagaagaagaagaagggcaagaagGGCGGGAAGAAGAAGGGCAAGTTCAAGCTGGTGATGCCCATCTGCACACAGGACGAGGGGCCCCGCACTTTCGGGGGCGCACCCCCCCAGCTCTACATCCCCCGCCACATCCACTTCACCGACACGGCACGCTTTGATCGGGACAGCCCGCCCAAACACCCCTTGCAG GATGACTCAGCATGGTACCTGCAGCACCCGGAACGCTCCTACGTCAACATCAACGAGGCGGCCAAGCTGGGCGACTTTGACTCACTCAAGATGGCGCTGCAGAAGAACGTGCCCATCGACACCAGGGACCGCTACTACAAGACTGCGCTCATGACCGCCGCCGGGGCCGGTCACTTTGAGATGGTCAAGTACCTGGTAGAGCAGGG GGCGTCCATCAACCTGCGTGACAACTTCAAGTGGACGGCGCTGCACCACGCCTGTCACTCGGGCCAGCTGGATGTGGTGCAGCTGCTGGTGGAGAACGGGGGAGAGATCGACGCCGCCACCATGAATGGCGGCACCCCCCTCACCCGCGCTATCGAGAGCTCCAGGGAGCAGGTGGTGCAGTACCTCATCAACCATGGTGCCAAGATGCAGACGGAGAACAAGAAAG GCATGTCTCCAATGGACATTGCCCAGGCGTGGGCTGACCCCCGTGTCCTGGAGATCGTGCAGCGTAAGTGGGAGACGTTACCCTCCCTCGACAAGAAGAAGGGCGGCAAAGGTGGCAAGGGTGGCAAGGCCAGTGGAGGTGGCAAAGGCAAACGGCCTGCATCTGCTCCTGGGGataaagagggagaaaaacaagttggg acCACTGCCAAGCCTTCCACTCTGGAAGAAATGCCTCCGCTGCACCGGAAGGGGTCCATTCTGCGAGCTGCCTCCGCTCTGGCCGGAGGTGCGGAGGAGAGGGAAGACATCACCTACACCCCGCTGCGTGCCTGGACCAAGCAGCCGACCACGCAGGAGCTGATTCAGGACAAGGAGACCAAGCGGGAGAGGTTTGGCTGGGAGGTGGACTTCGCTGACTTCCAGATGCCGTTCCAGAAGAACGTGGCCAACAAGCTTGTTGGGATGGATGACGACGATTGA
- the LOC143281203 gene encoding ankyrin repeat and EF-hand domain-containing protein 1-like isoform X2 translates to MPKAVSRLEVLQVCKLLQCVRAKDKQQVEKLTTSGIPHLINYNDADEGNTALSVAAIANDDEMIEFLLELGAHPDVMDLKGRTAAMRAAEFGHVHCLEKLLAAGANMTLVDLEGKGIIFYCIANTERHAKCLELALQHGAMVNNTAKDGTPVFLLACETALENEEMCLTLLEKGADPNSKIEKSGRTALMAAANSGSAKVVKAILNKGGNVNMVDARKNHAAHFAAKGGHLECLMCMGGFSAQFDQNNMDGNNPVHLAAMGGHAMACKYLSQRGCNPKPKNNEGNTARTIAKDDGHKDAMKELRKAEKTFGKVGKNNEPWALALYDWVVQSQDRILKLLKEFDPDDMGTVSKDDFCDTISGIQAPVEEDELRKLAALHDKAREGKVDYNDFMAAKKWINKNYLMSAFEGKKKKKKKGKKGGKKKGKFKLVMPICTQDEGPRTFGGAPPQLYIPRHIHFTDTARFDRDSPPKHPLQDDSAWYLQHPERSYVNINEAAKLGDFDSLKMALQKNVPIDTRDRYYKTALMTAAGAGHFEMVKYLVEQGASINLRDNFKWTALHHACHSGQLDVVQLLVENGGEIDAATMNGGTPLTRAIESSREQVVQYLINHGAKMQTENKKGMSPMDIAQAWADPRVLEIVQRKWETLPSLDKKKGGKGGKGGKASGGGKGKRPASAPGDKEGEKQVGTTAKPSTLEEMPPLHRKGSILRAASALAGGAEEREDITYTPLRAWTKQPTTQELIQDKETKRERFGWEVDFADFQMPFQKNVANKLVGMDDDD, encoded by the exons ATGCCGAAGGCGGTGTCCAGACTAGAGGTTCTGCAGGTGTGCAAGCTGCTGCAATGTGTGCGGGCCAAGGACAAACAGCAGGTGGAGAAACTCACCACCAGTGGAATTCCTCACCTCATCAACTACAATGATGCTGATGAAG GAAACACGGCGCTCAGCGTGGCAGCCATCGCCAACGATGATGAAATGATAGAGTTTCTGCTGGAGCTGGGGGCACACCCTGATGTGATGGACCTGAAGGGCCGCACGGCCGCCATGAGGGCCGCAGAGTTCGGCCACGTCCACTGCTTGGAGAAACTGCTGGCTGCTGGGGCCAACATGACCCTCGTTGACCTGGAGGGCAAAG GCATCATCTTTTACTGCATCGCCAACACGGAACGCCACGCCAAGTGTCTGGAGCTGGCGTTGCAGCACGGGGCCATGGTCAACAACACAGCCAAGGATGGCACCCCAGTGTTCCTTCTGGCCTGCGAGACGGCCCTGGAGAATGAGGAGATGTGTCTGACTCTGCTGGAGAAGGGGGCTGACCCCAACAGCAAAATAGAG AAGAGTGGCAGAACGGCTCTGATGGCTGCGGCCAACAGCGGTAGTGCCAAGGTCGTCAAGGCCATCCTGAACAAAGGGGGCAATGTCAACATGGTGGACGCTCGCAAGAACCACGCTGCACACTTTGCTGCCAAGGGAGGCCACCTGGAGTGCCTGATGTGCATGGGAGGGTTCAGCGCCCAGTTCGACCAGAACAACATGGACGGCAACAACCCAGTGCACCTGGCTGCCATGGGGGGCCACGCTATGGCCTGCAAGTACCTGTCACAGAGAG GATGCAACCCCAAGCCGAAGAACAATGAGGGCAACACAGCGCGCACCATCGCCAAGGACGACGGTCACAAGGATGCCATGAAGGAGCTGCGAAAAGCGGAGAAAACATTCGGCAAG GTGGGGAAGAACAACGAGCCGTGGGCCCTGGCGCTGTATGACTGGGTGGTGCAGAGCCAGGACAGGATCCTCAAGCTGCTCAAGGAGTTCGACCCCGACGACATGGGCACCGTCTCCAAGGACGACTTCTGCGACACCATCTCTGGCATTCAGGCACCCGTGGAGGAGGATGAGTTGAGAAAG CTGGCGGCGCTGCATGACAAGGCGCGGGAGGGCAAGGTGGACTACAACGACTTCATGGCGGCCAAGAAGTGGATCAACAAGAACTACCTGATGAGCGCTTTCGagggcaaaaagaagaagaagaagaagggcaagaagGGCGGGAAGAAGAAGGGCAAGTTCAAGCTGGTGATGCCCATCTGCACACAGGACGAGGGGCCCCGCACTTTCGGGGGCGCACCCCCCCAGCTCTACATCCCCCGCCACATCCACTTCACCGACACGGCACGCTTTGATCGGGACAGCCCGCCCAAACACCCCTTGCAG GATGACTCAGCATGGTACCTGCAGCACCCGGAACGCTCCTACGTCAACATCAACGAGGCGGCCAAGCTGGGCGACTTTGACTCACTCAAGATGGCGCTGCAGAAGAACGTGCCCATCGACACCAGGGACCGCTACTACAAGACTGCGCTCATGACCGCCGCCGGGGCCGGTCACTTTGAGATGGTCAAGTACCTGGTAGAGCAGGG GGCGTCCATCAACCTGCGTGACAACTTCAAGTGGACGGCGCTGCACCACGCCTGTCACTCGGGCCAGCTGGATGTGGTGCAGCTGCTGGTGGAGAACGGGGGAGAGATCGACGCCGCCACCATGAATGGCGGCACCCCCCTCACCCGCGCTATCGAGAGCTCCAGGGAGCAGGTGGTGCAGTACCTCATCAACCATGGTGCCAAGATGCAGACGGAGAACAAGAAAG GCATGTCTCCAATGGACATTGCCCAGGCGTGGGCTGACCCCCGTGTCCTGGAGATCGTGCAGCGTAAGTGGGAGACGTTACCCTCCCTCGACAAGAAGAAGGGCGGCAAAGGTGGCAAGGGTGGCAAGGCCAGTGGAGGTGGCAAAGGCAAACGGCCTGCATCTGCTCCTGGGGataaagagggagaaaaacaagttggg acCACTGCCAAGCCTTCCACTCTGGAAGAAATGCCTCCGCTGCACCGGAAGGGGTCCATTCTGCGAGCTGCCTCCGCTCTGGCCGGAGGTGCGGAGGAGAGGGAAGACATCACCTACACCCCGCTGCGTGCCTGGACCAAGCAGCCGACCACGCAGGAGCTGATTCAGGACAAGGAGACCAAGCGGGAGAGGTTTGGCTGGGAGGTGGACTTCGCTGACTTCCAGATGCCGTTCCAGAAGAACGTGGCCAACAAGCTTGTTGGGATGGATGACGACGATTGA